In Sphingopyxis sp. FD7, a single window of DNA contains:
- a CDS encoding sulfite exporter TauE/SafE family protein, whose amino-acid sequence MIDLAAIDLAALLPFILIGFAAQLVDGALGMAFGVICNTLLVAVLGVPPATASARIHVVEIFTTGASGLSHMVHRNIDWPLFLRLLIPGVIGGVAGAYLLTSLDADVVKPFVLGYLVLIGLWLLIRGLLYPPKIAKPKVVAPLAIVGGFLDAAGGGGWGPVVTSNLLVQGGEPRKIVGTVNSVEFFLALAVSAAFVWQIGLDDILGPTLGLIVGGVVAAPVGAMMAKRFSPKVMLMLVGVVLTATSAFGLYRALV is encoded by the coding sequence ATGATCGATCTTGCTGCCATCGACCTCGCCGCGCTGCTTCCCTTCATCCTGATCGGCTTTGCCGCGCAGCTCGTCGATGGCGCGCTCGGCATGGCGTTCGGCGTCATCTGCAACACCTTGCTGGTCGCGGTGCTCGGCGTGCCGCCCGCGACCGCCTCGGCACGCATCCATGTCGTCGAGATTTTCACCACCGGCGCGTCGGGGCTCAGCCATATGGTTCACCGCAACATCGACTGGCCGCTCTTTCTCCGCCTGCTGATCCCCGGCGTGATCGGCGGAGTCGCCGGCGCCTATCTGCTTACATCGCTCGACGCCGACGTCGTAAAGCCGTTCGTGCTCGGCTATCTCGTGCTCATCGGCCTCTGGCTGCTGATCCGCGGCCTCCTCTATCCGCCGAAAATCGCGAAGCCGAAAGTCGTCGCGCCGCTCGCGATCGTCGGCGGCTTCCTCGACGCCGCGGGAGGCGGGGGCTGGGGGCCGGTGGTGACGTCGAACCTGCTCGTTCAGGGCGGCGAGCCGCGCAAGATCGTCGGCACGGTGAACAGCGTCGAGTTTTTCCTGGCGCTCGCGGTGTCGGCGGCCTTCGTCTGGCAGATCGGGCTCGATGATATTCTGGGTCCGACGCTGGGCCTTATCGTCGGCGGCGTCGTCGCGGCGCCGGTTGGCGCGATGATGGCCAAGCGTTTTTCGCCCAAAGTCATGCTGATGCTGGTCGGCGTCGTGCTGACCGCGACGAGCGCGTTCGGGCTGTACCGGGCGCTGGTCTGA
- a CDS encoding beta-ketoacyl-ACP synthase III, with product MSHAPQPVLSATGLFTPAERISNEDLVASFNNYVALHNRKNAAAIAAGEMAALTESSVEFIEKASGIGSRYVVDKAGILDPDHMAPRLPERSNEELSIMAEIGVAAAKDALARARRDAGDVDAVLCAASNMQRAYPAMAIEIQDALGIDGFGFDMNVACSSATFGIQTAADYIRAGHAGSVLVVNPEICSGHLNWRDRDSHFIFGDVATAILVEDKAVAPDGHWDILGTKLKTVFSNNIRNNFGFLNRTHGGIDQSGPKTDKLFVQEGRKVFKEVVPMVANMIVEEMAKLGLEGSDMRRLWLHQANTNMNRLIAQRVLGHEASDDESPTVLDTYGNTSSAGSIIAFHLNHDDMVAGDTGLICSFGAGYSAGTVFVRKT from the coding sequence ATGTCGCACGCACCGCAGCCGGTCCTTTCCGCCACCGGCCTTTTCACCCCCGCTGAACGCATCTCCAACGAAGACCTTGTCGCCAGTTTTAACAATTATGTTGCACTGCACAACAGGAAAAATGCTGCGGCGATTGCGGCGGGCGAAATGGCCGCGCTGACCGAATCGAGCGTCGAGTTCATCGAAAAGGCGAGCGGTATCGGGTCGCGCTACGTCGTTGACAAGGCGGGCATCCTCGACCCCGACCATATGGCGCCGCGTCTGCCCGAACGCAGCAATGAAGAGCTGTCGATCATGGCCGAAATCGGCGTCGCGGCGGCGAAGGACGCGCTCGCACGGGCGCGCCGCGATGCAGGCGACGTCGATGCCGTGCTCTGCGCGGCGTCGAACATGCAACGCGCCTATCCCGCGATGGCGATCGAGATCCAGGACGCGCTCGGCATTGACGGTTTCGGATTCGACATGAATGTCGCCTGCTCGTCGGCGACATTCGGCATCCAGACCGCCGCCGACTATATCCGCGCGGGTCACGCCGGAAGCGTGCTCGTCGTGAACCCCGAAATCTGTTCGGGGCATCTGAACTGGCGCGACCGTGACAGCCATTTCATCTTCGGCGACGTCGCGACCGCGATCCTCGTCGAGGACAAGGCGGTCGCGCCCGACGGCCATTGGGACATCCTCGGCACAAAGTTGAAGACGGTCTTTTCCAACAATATCCGCAACAATTTCGGCTTCCTCAACCGCACGCATGGGGGGATCGACCAGTCGGGGCCGAAAACCGACAAGCTCTTCGTCCAGGAAGGGCGCAAGGTGTTCAAGGAGGTCGTGCCGATGGTCGCCAATATGATCGTTGAAGAGATGGCGAAGCTGGGGCTGGAAGGCAGCGACATGCGCCGCCTTTGGCTGCATCAGGCGAACACCAACATGAACCGGCTGATCGCACAGCGCGTGCTGGGCCACGAAGCGAGCGACGATGAGAGCCCGACGGTGCTCGACACCTATGGCAATACGTCGAGCGCGGGGTCGATCATCGCCTTCCACCTGAACCATGACGATATGGTCGCGGGCGACACCGGGCTGATCTGTTCGTTCGGGGCGGGATATAGCGCGGGGACGGTATTCGTTCGGAAGACGTGA
- a CDS encoding calcium:proton antiporter: MTAKLRLADRTNDLLPIIGFVAALASLAMPLSPWFVAVILAGAVVAAVHHAEVIAHRVGEPFGTLILALAVTVIEVGLILTLMQAEPDKAQTLARDTVFAAVMVILNLLMGLCLLSGAIRHHEQRFQRTGIGAALATLTVLTIVTLVLPNFTSSVPGPFYSATQLGFVAAVSLVLYGTFALIQTVRHRDYFLPDGEAQDEADAHAAPPNARRTAASGALLLASLFAVVLLAKALSPVIGALLADWGAPPAVLGVLIAALILAPEGLAAVRAAKADRLQTSLNLALGSALATIGLTIPAVAILSIAIDLPIGLGLDAKSTVLLFLSLIVASQTLANGRTTVLQGVIHLMLFAIYLFTTFVP; this comes from the coding sequence ATGACCGCCAAGCTCCGCCTCGCCGACCGCACCAACGATCTGTTGCCGATCATCGGCTTCGTCGCGGCGCTGGCGAGCCTGGCGATGCCGCTCAGCCCATGGTTCGTCGCCGTCATCCTCGCGGGCGCGGTCGTCGCGGCGGTGCATCATGCCGAGGTGATCGCGCACCGCGTCGGCGAGCCGTTCGGCACGCTGATCCTGGCGCTGGCGGTGACGGTGATCGAGGTCGGGCTGATCCTGACGCTGATGCAGGCCGAGCCCGACAAGGCGCAGACGCTCGCGCGCGACACGGTGTTCGCGGCGGTGATGGTGATATTGAACCTGCTGATGGGGCTGTGCCTTTTGAGCGGTGCGATCCGCCACCATGAACAGCGGTTCCAGCGCACCGGCATCGGCGCCGCGCTCGCGACGCTGACCGTGCTCACCATCGTCACGCTGGTGCTGCCCAATTTCACGTCGAGCGTGCCCGGACCCTTTTATTCGGCGACGCAGCTCGGTTTCGTCGCGGCGGTGTCGCTGGTGCTTTATGGCACCTTCGCGCTCATCCAGACGGTGCGCCACCGCGACTATTTTCTCCCCGACGGCGAAGCGCAGGACGAGGCCGATGCGCACGCCGCGCCGCCGAACGCCCGGCGCACCGCCGCATCGGGCGCCCTGCTGCTCGCCAGCCTGTTCGCGGTCGTGCTGCTCGCCAAGGCGTTGTCGCCGGTCATCGGCGCCCTGCTCGCCGACTGGGGCGCGCCGCCCGCCGTGCTCGGCGTGCTGATCGCGGCGCTGATCCTCGCGCCCGAAGGGCTGGCGGCGGTGCGCGCGGCGAAGGCCGACCGGCTCCAGACGAGCCTCAACCTCGCGCTCGGTTCGGCGCTCGCGACGATCGGACTGACCATCCCCGCGGTGGCGATCCTGTCGATCGCGATCGACCTGCCGATCGGCCTCGGCCTCGACGCGAAGTCGACGGTGCTGTTGTTCCTCTCGCTGATCGTCGCGTCACAGACATTGGCGAACGGGCGAACCACGGTGTTGCAGGGGGTGATCCACCTGATGCTGTTCGCCATCTATCTGTTCACGACCTTTGTGCCGTAG